The window GGTACATGGCTTTGAGCCTTTAAGACTGTACACCATAACAGCGCGAAGTGCTGTAAATGGTTGCTACTTTCTGTGTACTGTAGAGACATGGTGGGTTCGTGCGGGTTTCCGCAAGCGGACATGAATACAAAAATAGTCGTCAGTCTACAAGATTTGGGTATAACCCGCCCCTACATAGATCTGTAGCGTAAATAAATAGATTTGATATGAAATAGGACGTTCCTGTTGTACAACTTATTTAGACTAATATAACCACGGAACAATTGACTAAAACAGAAGGGTTGGGGGGATCTTTTACCTCTAGCGCTATAATCAATGCCGTAGGCTATCGACAGTATGTGAAGACTGATTATGTTTAAAAACTGGACTTCTGATGATTGGATTAATCATATTGCCTTTATAGCGACAGTGGGGGTTTTAGTCTGGTCGTTTCTCTAGACGGCTAAGAATTCCTGAATCACATCTTTACTCAGTTCTTCCGTCGGCCCGGAGGCTACAATGCCGCCTTTTTGCATGGCGTAATACCAGTCAGCTTGACGGACAAAGTGCAGATGCTGTTCAACCAAGAGTACAGATATACCGGTTGTTTCAATGATTTTACGCACGGCTGCTTCAATTTCTAGGATAATCGAGGGTTGAATTCCTTCGGTGGGTTCATCGAGAACTAGGAGTTGGGGACGGCCCATGAGAGCGCGGGCGATCGCCAGTTGCTGCTGTTGTCCTCCGCTCAAGTCCCCTCCCATGCGCCATAACATGCTCTCCAGGACGGGGAATAGCTCGTAAATATAGGGGGGAATCTCCTTCTTTTTGCCTGCGCGTCCGGACTCCAAACCCAGGAGCAGGTTCTCTTTCACGGTGACTCTGGGGATAATCTCGCGACCTTGGGGAACATAGCCAATACCGAGTTTAGCGCGGCGATCGGGGGAAAGACCCACAATACTTTCGCCTTGCAAAACAATATTACCACTGCGCGGTTTTAGCACCCCCATAATCGTTTTTAGCAGGGTCGTTTTCCCCACTCCATTACGGCCAATTAAACAGACCATTTGTCCGGGTCTTACCCCCAAGTCCACATTCCGCAGAATATGACTTTCTCCATAGTAAACATTTAATTCAGATACTTTTAAAACCGGTTGAGAAGATACTTCTTGATTCATGGTTATAGCGCTTCGCGCTGGTAATTGGTAAACTGTCTAGATTTATCTCAGACAATGTGTTATTGCATTCTTTTTCTTAAGCTCAAGAAGGCGAATCACATGATCGGGGGGATTTTCAAGTTGCTGCCGTTCAGATTCTCGACAATAATTTAACCAATCGCTCATATATTGAGTGACATCTTCAGGATTATGCAAAAAGTAGAGAATTGTCGCATAAATTTTTTCTAAAGGCAAATGGTTGTAAAGTTTGTGAATTTCTTCTGCCGTTTTACGCTGATAAATGTATTCATACAAAATGCTTTCAATTCCGACCCTAGTTCCTTTGAGTCGAATATCATCTTTGGCCAAGAATTCAAAATAATCTTCTAGTTGCATGATTTCTCCTCATTTTGGATTCCTCTCAGTATAACTAACCTAATTTACCCGTGATCCTCGGTTTCTGATTCTCCCAGGTACACTTCAATCACCCGTGGATCGTTTTGCACTTCTTCGAT of the Roseofilum capinflatum BLCC-M114 genome contains:
- a CDS encoding DUF433 domain-containing protein, whose amino-acid sequence is MQLEDYFEFLAKDDIRLKGTRVGIESILYEYIYQRKTAEEIHKLYNHLPLEKIYATILYFLHNPEDVTQYMSDWLNYCRESERQQLENPPDHVIRLLELKKKNAITHCLR
- the urtE gene encoding urea ABC transporter ATP-binding subunit UrtE; the protein is MNQEVSSQPVLKVSELNVYYGESHILRNVDLGVRPGQMVCLIGRNGVGKTTLLKTIMGVLKPRSGNIVLQGESIVGLSPDRRAKLGIGYVPQGREIIPRVTVKENLLLGLESGRAGKKKEIPPYIYELFPVLESMLWRMGGDLSGGQQQQLAIARALMGRPQLLVLDEPTEGIQPSIILEIEAAVRKIIETTGISVLLVEQHLHFVRQADWYYAMQKGGIVASGPTEELSKDVIQEFLAV